From the genome of Trichosurus vulpecula isolate mTriVul1 chromosome 6, mTriVul1.pri, whole genome shotgun sequence:
TGCATGATATGTAATACAAGTTTACTTATAATTAGGTCTCATTTAACCAATAAATGGTGTACTACTGTATGCATTAGACTCATTTGCATATTTCAACTTCTTCACTGCACTCTCTATGCATAAATAGATTTGGAAACTCTGGAAGGGGGAGAGCATCACACGTCAGTCTCCACAGTCTTGGCGTTGCTGCAGTTTTTTTTATCCGTTTCACTGTCATCCCCCTTCCCCtgacatttttcctcttttgcacAAAGAGATTCCTTAACTCCTTCTTCCATCTCCAGATACTCAGACTTGTCCCCAAAGGAAGAAGAAGTTGAGCTCCGGAATTTCTTCAGCAAGTTAGAGGGCAGATATGGGCAGCTGACAGCATTCTGGGTCAGCTGCGTCTGCTCCTCATTCTCAGTCTCTCTATGGTAGAAATAGTTAAAGTTGGAAACAATCACTGGCACGGGCAAAGCAATGGTTAACACACCTGCAATGGCACACAGGGACCCCACTATCTTGCCCCCCACCGTGATGGGCTTCATGTCCCCATAGCCCACAGTTGTCATGGTCACCACAGCCCACCAAAAGGCATCTGGGATGCTTTGGAAATGCGTAGTAGGCTCATCTGCTTCGGCGAAGTACACAGCACTGGAGAACAGGATGAccccaatgaaaaggaaaaagatcagAAGGCCCAGTTCCCGCATGCTGGCCCTGAGGGTGTGGCCCAGGATCTGAAGGCCCTTGGAGTGTCTGGAAAGCTTGAAGATCCGGAAAACCCGGACCAGGCGAATGATCCTCAGGATGGCGAAGGACATGGCCTGCTGCTGTTGGCCATTGCCACCTCCTTGCTGCTGGGCCAGGTCGGTGCCCAGGGTGATGAAGTAAGGCAAAATGGAGACAATGTCAATGATGTTCATGATGTTTTTGAAGAAAAGGGCTTGGCTCGGGCAGGCAAAGCAGCGGACCACAAACTCGAAGGAGAACCAGATGATGCAGACTGTCTCCACTATGAAAAAAGGGTCATTGAAGATTGTGTGTCCGGAGTTCTCCAGGTGAGGAGACATGGTGTCATTGGGCATCAGACCTCGCCCACCGGCACTCATGGCCATGGTAGTCTCCTTCTCATCCCGGAACTCCGGCAGAGTCTCCAGACAAAAGATAACGATGGAGATCAAGATGACCAGGACAGAGACAATGGCGATGCCCCGAGCCGGGCTGGAGCTCTCCGGGTACTCAAAGAGCAGCCAGATCTGCTTCTTAAACTCATTTTCTGGCAAAgccttgtcttcttcctccctcacaAAGCCCTCATCTTCCCGAAATTTGAGGAGGGCCTCCTCTCCCAGCTGGTAGAACTTCACCTCTTCAGTGAAGATGTCGAAAGGAACATTGACTGGCCTCTTCAGACGCCCCCCTGACTGGTAATAATATAAGATGGCATCAAAACTGGGCCGGTTCCGGTCAAAAAAATACTCATTGCGTAAAGGGTCAAAATACTGAGTCCTTTTCTCAGGATCCCCCAGTAGGGTCTCTGGAAACTGAGCAAGGGTTTTCATCTGGGTCTCAAAGCGGAGGCCGGATACGTTGATGACCACCCTCTCGCAGCAGTCACTGTAGCGGACAGAACTGTAGCCgccgccacccccacccccatcatcctGAGGCAGCAGGTCAGTGTAAGAACATTCATCTCCGTGGTCATCCTCGCTATAATAAAACctcccatcttcttcctcttcctcctcctcctcttcctcctcctcttcctcactcaACTCCCTCAGGATTTTTTCTTCTGAGCCGCTAGGCATGAGGTCTGAGCAGTGAGGGAAGCTGCCCTGCCGATGAtggatctttttcttctctgttgtccgctgctgccgccgccgtcTTCTGCTGCTCCGGCTGCTCTGGGGGTCGTGTGAAGAGCAGGCCCCACGGGCCTGATGGTGGTGATGCGAGCCGCTGCCTCCTCCTGAGCCCCCACTGCCTTCCACCGCTGCCGTGGCAGCTGCCACTGCGGCGGCTGCAGCAGCCCTGGAGTGCGCTAACCGCTCCCTCTCCCGTGCCCGGGCCTGAGCGGCATATCCGTAGGGCATGTGACTGTTGCAGCCCGAGCTCTCGGCACTTACCATTGCAACCTCCATGGTGCTGGTTTTATGCAAGGGCTTACCCTAGGAGGAGAAGTATGGTAAGGGAATGGATTGTTCCTGTCCTCACCAAATC
Proteins encoded in this window:
- the KCNA4 gene encoding potassium voltage-gated channel subfamily A member 4 — encoded protein: MEVAMVSAESSGCNSHMPYGYAAQARARERERLAHSRAAAAAAVAAATAAVEGSGGSGGGSGSHHHHQARGACSSHDPQSSRSSRRRRRQQRTTEKKKIHHRQGSFPHCSDLMPSGSEEKILRELSEEEEEEEEEEEEEEDGRFYYSEDDHGDECSYTDLLPQDDGGGGGGGYSSVRYSDCCERVVINVSGLRFETQMKTLAQFPETLLGDPEKRTQYFDPLRNEYFFDRNRPSFDAILYYYQSGGRLKRPVNVPFDIFTEEVKFYQLGEEALLKFREDEGFVREEEDKALPENEFKKQIWLLFEYPESSSPARGIAIVSVLVILISIVIFCLETLPEFRDEKETTMAMSAGGRGLMPNDTMSPHLENSGHTIFNDPFFIVETVCIIWFSFEFVVRCFACPSQALFFKNIMNIIDIVSILPYFITLGTDLAQQQGGGNGQQQQAMSFAILRIIRLVRVFRIFKLSRHSKGLQILGHTLRASMRELGLLIFFLFIGVILFSSAVYFAEADEPTTHFQSIPDAFWWAVVTMTTVGYGDMKPITVGGKIVGSLCAIAGVLTIALPVPVIVSNFNYFYHRETENEEQTQLTQNAVSCPYLPSNLLKKFRSSTSSSFGDKSEYLEMEEGVKESLCAKEEKCQGKGDDSETDKKNCSNAKTVETDV